A genome region from Solanum pennellii chromosome 12, SPENNV200 includes the following:
- the LOC107007432 gene encoding LIM domain-containing protein WLIM1-like produces the protein MAFAGTTQKCMACEKTVYLVDKLTADNRVFHKACFRCHHCKGTLKLSNYNSFEGVLYCRPHFDQLFKRTGSLDKSFEGTPKIVKPEKDEKPHAAKVSSMFVGTREKCFGCKNTVYPTEKVSVNGTPYHKSCFKCSHGGCVISPSNYIAHEGRLYCKHHHVQLIKEKGNLSQLEGDHDKNSSVRTTES, from the exons ATGGCTTTTGCAGGAACAACACAAAAATGTATGGCATGTGAAAAGACAGTGTATTTGGTTGATAAATTAACTGCAGACAATAGAGTGTTTCATAAAGCTTGTTTTAGATGCCATCACTGCAAGGGTACTCTCAAG CTTAGCAACTACAATTCATTTGAGGGAGTTTTATACTGTAGACCTCACTTTGATCAGCTCTTCAAAAGAACTGGAAGTCTTGATAAAAGCTTTGAag GGACACCAAAAATTGTGAAGCCAGAGAAAGATGAG AAACCACATGCAGCTAAAGTTTCAAGCATGTTTGTTGGAACTAGGGAGAAATGTTTTGGCTGCAAGAATACTGTCTATCCAACAGAAAAG GTATCTGTGAATGGAACACCATACCACAAAAGTTGCTTCAAATGTAGTCATGGAGGCTGTGTAATTAGCCCATCCAACTACATTGCTCACGAGGGGCGCCTCTATTGCAAGCATCACCATGTTCAACTGATCAAGGAGAAAGGAAACTTGAGCCAACTCGAGGGTGATCACGACAAGAATTCATCAGTTAGAACAACAGAATCATAA